The bacterium genome has a segment encoding these proteins:
- a CDS encoding type II toxin-antitoxin system RelE/ParE family toxin, translating into MKLLLTPTAYADLNRLYSFLSIQYPKALKMAALRIKQAFNILKKHPRSGYILTKFKPETREFLIPFGHGHYVVRYRINAKKIQILHLWHSKEKRPEL; encoded by the coding sequence ATGAAACTTTTATTAACCCCAACGGCCTATGCCGATTTAAACCGCCTCTATTCTTTTTTATCAATCCAATATCCAAAAGCCCTTAAAATGGCGGCTCTTCGTATTAAACAAGCCTTTAACATACTTAAAAAACACCCTCGTTCTGGCTACATCCTCACAAAATTCAAACCCGAAACTCGTGAATTTTTAATACCCTTTGGCCATGGACATTATGTAGTTCGCTATCGTATAAATGCTAAAAAAATTCAAATTTTACATTTATGGCATAGCAAAGAAAAACGACCAGAATTATGA
- the uvrC gene encoding excinuclease ABC subunit UvrC — translation MEILPVNQLLASKVSEFPANPGVYLMKDAKGKIIYVGKAKNLKSRVKQYLPVEGDGRYQIKFLMERVQDIDYLVTDTEQEALLLENSLIKKHKPKYNVFLKDDKTYISLKLTLTHPFPRLVATRNVKKDGSLYFGPYVNAQACYETADFAYKYFMLRTCSDHEFSNRSRPCLEYQIKRCTAPCVGYVTESQYGKQVNEIKLLLLGKNEELKKELKNKMLLLSEQEKFEDAAPLRDALNHLEQLLEKQKVVKHTGENQDYVTLYRENEQGMIAVLSVRNGDLVDSHYYPVVSVEMDTEVLGSFMNQYYLTTPFIPSEILVSTTIPDVEALLEFLREKKGKKVCVRNPQKGDKKDLMELAQKNAIAQFARKVHKKFENTEALSRLEKALDLKNPLKRIECYDISNISGKNPTGSRVTFIEGEPDKNLYRQYKIRSMDTPNDYAMMMEMLMRRFDKEDINNEGDACPDLLIVDGGKGQLGVALEVLKDLNIESVPVIGVAKGQGQGVRAKGLWDNKKEEEIYLPGRKNPVILKRGSPELMLLQRIRDESHRFALKYHRKLRDTLKKKR, via the coding sequence ATGGAAATTTTGCCTGTCAATCAATTGTTAGCATCAAAAGTCTCGGAATTTCCGGCCAATCCTGGTGTGTATTTGATGAAGGATGCCAAAGGGAAAATTATCTATGTAGGTAAAGCTAAAAATTTAAAAAGCCGGGTAAAACAGTATTTGCCAGTAGAAGGCGATGGCCGTTACCAGATTAAATTTTTAATGGAGCGGGTACAGGATATTGATTATCTGGTAACTGATACCGAGCAGGAAGCACTTCTCCTTGAAAACAGCCTTATTAAAAAGCATAAACCCAAATATAATGTTTTTTTAAAAGATGATAAAACCTATATCAGTTTAAAGCTTACTCTCACACATCCTTTTCCGCGGCTAGTTGCTACGCGTAACGTAAAGAAAGATGGCTCTCTCTATTTTGGGCCGTATGTGAATGCGCAGGCATGTTACGAAACTGCCGATTTTGCCTATAAATATTTTATGCTGCGTACGTGCAGTGATCACGAGTTTTCTAACCGTTCGCGCCCTTGTTTGGAGTATCAAATTAAACGCTGTACGGCCCCATGTGTGGGGTATGTAACTGAATCGCAGTATGGGAAGCAGGTTAATGAAATTAAATTATTATTATTGGGAAAAAACGAAGAGCTGAAAAAGGAATTAAAAAATAAAATGCTTCTTTTATCGGAGCAGGAAAAATTTGAGGATGCGGCCCCTTTGCGTGATGCCTTAAATCATCTGGAACAACTGTTAGAAAAGCAAAAGGTAGTAAAACATACGGGTGAAAATCAGGACTACGTTACGCTATATCGTGAAAACGAGCAGGGGATGATTGCGGTACTCAGTGTTCGCAATGGTGATTTGGTCGATTCACACTACTATCCTGTTGTATCGGTAGAAATGGATACTGAAGTTTTGGGAAGTTTTATGAATCAGTATTATTTAACCACACCCTTTATTCCCAGCGAAATTCTGGTTTCTACAACCATACCCGATGTGGAGGCTTTGCTTGAATTTTTGCGCGAAAAAAAGGGTAAAAAAGTGTGTGTGAGGAATCCTCAAAAGGGAGATAAAAAAGATTTGATGGAGCTGGCGCAAAAAAACGCTATTGCGCAGTTTGCCAGGAAGGTGCACAAAAAGTTTGAAAATACAGAAGCCTTATCAAGGCTTGAAAAGGCATTAGACTTAAAAAATCCCTTAAAGCGTATTGAGTGTTACGATATTTCCAATATTTCAGGAAAAAATCCAACTGGATCGCGTGTTACTTTTATAGAGGGCGAGCCTGATAAAAATTTATATCGGCAATACAAGATCCGCTCGATGGATACACCCAATGATTACGCCATGATGATGGAAATGTTGATGCGTCGTTTTGATAAAGAGGACATTAATAATGAAGGGGATGCATGCCCAGATTTGCTGATAGTAGATGGCGGAAAAGGGCAGCTTGGTGTGGCGCTTGAAGTGTTAAAAGATTTAAATATTGAATCTGTTCCCGTGATAGGAGTGGCAAAGGGGCAGGGACAAGGAGTACGTGCCAAAGGTTTGTGGGATAATAAAAAGGAAGAAGAAATTTATTTGCCGGGTCGCAAGAACCCTGTGATTTTAAAGAGGGGATCTCCGGAACTGATGTTACTTCAGCGTATCCGTGACGAATCGCATCGGTTTGCACTTAAATATCATCGGAAGTTAAGGGATACGTTGAAGAAGAAGAGGTAA
- a CDS encoding UDP-N-acetylmuramate--L-alanine ligase: MTKTIQHIHLIAICGTGMGSLAMLLKEKGFTVTGSDQNVYPPMSTTLENAGIKIFTGFKAENLNPKPDLVIVGNAISKTNPEAMEMEKLGLKFMSFPQAMGEFFIKDKKSIVISGTHGKTTTTALMAHLLKELKADPGYLIGGVLHDGQKNVHDGKGDYFVIEGDEYDTAYFDKGPKFLHYRPYYTLITSLEFDHADIYRDLDHLTESFVKLIDKTNPNGFLLLNTHYPKLIELRGRGRASPLPEMSTYGINGKGDWDARDIEFHPVLPGDAKAIPTTSFKIFYKEKLETTLTIPMVGSHNVQNALACFVLLKKLGYQNDAIQKVFSTFKGVKRRQEVREKIGDILVMDDFAHHPTAVLETIAAVKKAYPQHKLWAIFEPRSNSSKRNVFQEGYGKAFDEADQSIIANVFMPEKVPDGKILDVPQIVAEVCARGKNAINLPDVDAIIAHVVSHITSPAVLLIMSNGAFGGIHQKMADRLSLIAK, from the coding sequence ATGACAAAAACTATTCAACACATCCACCTCATCGCCATCTGTGGCACCGGCATGGGTTCTTTGGCCATGCTGCTTAAAGAAAAAGGATTCACCGTTACCGGCAGCGATCAAAACGTCTACCCGCCCATGAGTACCACGCTTGAGAATGCGGGTATCAAAATTTTTACCGGCTTTAAAGCTGAGAATCTGAATCCCAAACCTGACTTAGTCATCGTGGGCAACGCTATTTCCAAAACCAATCCCGAAGCCATGGAAATGGAAAAGCTGGGATTAAAATTCATGTCGTTTCCCCAGGCCATGGGAGAATTTTTTATTAAAGATAAAAAATCCATCGTCATCTCCGGTACCCACGGTAAAACCACCACCACAGCCCTCATGGCGCATCTTTTAAAAGAATTAAAAGCCGATCCGGGTTATTTGATTGGTGGCGTGCTGCATGACGGACAAAAAAATGTACATGACGGCAAAGGCGATTATTTTGTGATTGAAGGTGATGAATATGATACCGCGTATTTCGATAAAGGACCCAAATTTTTACACTATCGCCCCTACTACACGCTTATCACTTCACTGGAATTTGATCATGCCGATATTTATCGCGATTTAGATCATTTAACAGAATCGTTTGTAAAGTTGATTGATAAAACGAACCCCAATGGGTTTTTGTTGTTGAACACGCATTATCCTAAACTTATTGAATTAAGAGGGCGAGGCAGGGCCTCGCCCCTGCCGGAGATGTCCACATATGGGATTAATGGAAAAGGCGATTGGGATGCACGCGATATTGAATTCCATCCTGTTCTTCCAGGTGATGCCAAAGCCATCCCCACCACTTCTTTTAAAATTTTTTACAAAGAAAAACTGGAAACAACACTGACAATTCCTATGGTTGGTTCCCATAACGTACAAAATGCTTTAGCTTGTTTTGTGCTCCTCAAAAAATTAGGTTATCAAAACGATGCCATCCAAAAAGTTTTCTCTACATTCAAGGGTGTCAAACGCCGGCAAGAAGTGCGCGAAAAAATTGGCGACATTTTAGTGATGGATGATTTTGCGCATCACCCAACAGCCGTTTTAGAAACCATTGCCGCCGTTAAAAAGGCTTATCCCCAGCATAAACTGTGGGCCATTTTTGAACCACGCTCCAACTCCAGCAAACGAAATGTTTTCCAGGAAGGTTATGGCAAAGCATTTGACGAAGCTGACCAATCCATTATTGCCAATGTGTTCATGCCCGAAAAAGTACCCGATGGAAAAATTTTGGATGTGCCGCAAATTGTTGCCGAAGTGTGCGCCCGCGGTAAAAACGCCATCAATTTACCCGATGTCGATGCCATTATAGCGCATGTGGTAAGCCATATTACCTCACCTGCTGTTCTTCTTATCATGAGTAATGGTGCCTTTGGGGGAATTCATCAAAAGATGGCAGATCGTTTATCGCTAATCGCAAAATAA
- the bamA gene encoding outer membrane protein assembly factor BamA gives MVDSGWRKIIRLQLLIVFMLASVSAYASPLTLKKINITSSLIKLTPIEVRALIPAREGEPYTTGKISDITESLKKTALFEKVEGSELIKGSLATVNLNIVEARLIRKISVSGHMPLLAKKILRLSLLQSGEPYIAEKLIESESRIKEFFEKRGAYNTKVSIIPTIDHKHEVVNLKVKIHQTYPFTLGEVTITGNEYLSTRYILRKYFSFYKYTYQKIKRKIDRLKQEYIDKGFVRARVTLDEAVFNPKTGKIDAVITVNERKNIELKFEGNHWFLDATLKELTTFVEERGYDRFSIERSRDNIEKFYKLNGFSEVSVTDETKKQDNNVFVIFKIEEGPRTRLKDVDVLGNKKVGEKDLLKNFKSKTHSITRQGFFQERYIETDIEQLIQAYIAEGYFDATILSWRVLRNSFKDQAVLEIKVNEGPEYKISSISITGNNAFNTDILIDESGLKIKKGFRQKKIDKAIKKITELYANHGYPFFKISIQKIPNAKTHLVDVIFNITEGPKARFGQIIIEGNLITKEGVIREALTIKSGDLYRYKKLLNGQLYLKRLGIFDYARVSPIDIDTPHDTIDILVKLQESKSITADVQVGYDSDKLASGQLILTKKNIFGSGKQLQFRGVGGFELSRGEMTISSPRIFGASWNLINQYFVQYEDDTNFNATSFGGFLGTVKRFGSNWTLLLKSQVTRFNIFESESNVQALQDNLFDSTFAENTISVTYDSRDNFANPYRGLYAIGSTEFNTDLANLSNNFNRLEFKGAHYLGFANRFVLVNNFRLGKILRIHNAPRIPATKLYFMGGNDTVRGFDEDAIDDSGGTTSIIYNGELQARVFDSIYLAGFFDAGSLSDSFNDLSFSHFRESAGVGLRYVTPVGPIRLDYGFILDRKPNEHKGRLHFSFGYFF, from the coding sequence ATGGTGGATAGTGGATGGCGCAAAATAATCAGACTTCAATTACTGATTGTATTTATGTTGGCAAGCGTATCGGCTTATGCATCCCCTCTTACGCTTAAAAAAATAAATATCACCTCTTCCCTTATTAAATTAACACCTATTGAAGTACGAGCTTTGATTCCCGCTCGTGAAGGTGAACCTTACACAACCGGTAAAATAAGCGACATTACCGAAAGTCTTAAAAAAACAGCTCTTTTTGAAAAAGTAGAAGGAAGCGAGCTCATAAAAGGCTCGTTGGCAACTGTCAATTTAAACATTGTTGAGGCACGTCTTATTCGAAAAATATCGGTTTCTGGCCATATGCCACTTTTAGCAAAAAAAATATTGCGACTCTCTCTACTCCAATCTGGTGAACCTTATATTGCAGAAAAGCTAATTGAAAGCGAAAGCCGCATTAAAGAATTTTTTGAAAAGCGCGGAGCCTACAATACTAAAGTTTCTATCATACCCACCATCGACCATAAGCATGAGGTGGTTAACCTTAAAGTAAAAATTCACCAAACCTATCCCTTTACTTTGGGAGAAGTAACCATTACCGGCAATGAATATTTATCTACCCGTTATATTCTAAGAAAATACTTTTCTTTTTACAAATATACATATCAAAAAATTAAAAGAAAAATAGATCGTCTTAAACAAGAATATATTGATAAAGGCTTTGTAAGAGCAAGGGTTACACTTGACGAAGCCGTTTTTAACCCAAAAACGGGCAAAATAGATGCCGTTATTACCGTTAATGAGCGTAAAAATATTGAGTTAAAATTTGAAGGCAACCACTGGTTTTTAGATGCCACTCTAAAAGAACTAACTACCTTTGTTGAAGAGCGCGGGTATGATCGTTTTTCTATAGAAAGAAGTCGCGATAACATTGAAAAGTTTTACAAATTAAACGGTTTTTCGGAAGTGAGCGTAACCGACGAAACAAAAAAACAAGACAACAATGTTTTTGTTATATTTAAAATAGAGGAAGGCCCTCGTACACGCCTAAAAGATGTAGATGTTTTGGGCAATAAAAAGGTAGGGGAAAAAGATTTACTCAAAAATTTTAAAAGCAAAACCCATTCCATTACTCGGCAAGGTTTTTTCCAAGAACGTTATATTGAAACTGATATAGAACAATTAATACAGGCTTATATAGCAGAAGGTTATTTTGACGCTACCATTCTGAGTTGGCGTGTATTACGAAACTCTTTCAAAGATCAGGCTGTTTTAGAAATTAAGGTAAATGAAGGTCCTGAATATAAAATATCTTCCATTTCAATTACAGGAAACAACGCCTTTAATACCGATATATTAATTGATGAAAGTGGCCTTAAAATTAAAAAAGGATTTAGGCAAAAAAAGATTGATAAGGCCATAAAAAAAATAACTGAGCTTTACGCAAATCATGGTTATCCATTTTTTAAAATTTCCATTCAAAAAATACCCAACGCTAAAACCCATTTAGTAGATGTTATATTTAATATCACAGAGGGGCCCAAGGCCCGTTTTGGGCAAATTATTATTGAAGGTAATCTTATCACGAAGGAAGGAGTTATTAGAGAAGCTTTAACCATCAAAAGCGGAGATTTATATCGCTATAAAAAGCTACTTAATGGACAACTTTATTTAAAGCGTTTGGGCATATTTGATTATGCACGGGTATCTCCCATTGACATTGATACACCCCATGACACAATTGATATTTTGGTAAAACTGCAAGAATCTAAAAGCATTACAGCAGATGTACAGGTTGGCTACGATTCCGATAAACTTGCATCGGGGCAACTTATTTTAACCAAGAAAAATATTTTTGGATCGGGCAAGCAACTTCAATTTAGGGGGGTTGGCGGTTTTGAATTATCACGCGGCGAAATGACAATTTCATCTCCTCGCATTTTTGGTGCAAGCTGGAACCTGATAAACCAGTACTTTGTTCAATACGAAGATGACACCAATTTTAACGCTACCTCTTTTGGAGGTTTTTTGGGTACTGTTAAACGTTTTGGATCAAACTGGACTTTATTATTAAAATCGCAAGTAACCCGATTTAACATTTTTGAAAGCGAATCTAATGTTCAAGCCCTTCAAGACAATTTGTTTGATAGCACCTTTGCCGAAAATACTATTTCTGTCACTTACGACAGCCGCGATAACTTTGCCAACCCCTATCGTGGCCTTTATGCCATTGGATCTACAGAGTTTAATACCGATTTGGCCAATCTTTCCAATAATTTTAACCGCCTGGAATTTAAAGGTGCTCATTACCTAGGATTTGCGAACCGATTTGTTTTGGTCAATAATTTTAGATTGGGAAAAATTCTACGTATCCACAATGCGCCTCGTATTCCAGCTACAAAACTCTATTTTATGGGAGGCAACGATACAGTAAGAGGTTTTGATGAAGATGCCATTGACGATTCAGGTGGCACAACAAGTATCATTTATAATGGTGAACTACAGGCTCGTGTGTTTGATTCTATATACCTGGCAGGATTTTTTGATGCAGGATCCTTAAGTGATTCTTTTAACGATTTGTCTTTTAGTCATTTTCGTGAATCGGCCGGAGTAGGATTGCGCTATGTAACACCAGTGGGCCCTATTCGTTTAGATTATGGCTTTATTCTAGACAGAAAACCTAATGAACATAAGGGCCGTCTTCATTTTTCATTTGGATATTTCTTCTGA
- a CDS encoding translocation/assembly module TamB domain-containing protein, with amino-acid sequence MEKKSYKKRHLLFKFLLLTAFVMTLSHLVLNNKRFQIFALAQLEKRTGIEISWDNFNFTALTGHFSGKNLRAYIPKANATISLQDFSMAIDPIRLMFKKVHLLNLNANSISITIEEFPYSPMVVKKGRTPKNTSQNLAYLINTFQVASSDIQSITLNLPGDKKISLARLQGKSVTPFFLYTHKIDFVFSDFAYTSPKIDLFFKMFKAYGSFKMDADEETGDTNPKFNGTLDITEIFSSFYKTPTPWNTDTAWDDSLNPLIDKFYPNGYPPDRGFAAINKIYFPLSYQKNEVSLNNGLIDAFGGLINLTASYNKNNGKVDLDLTTPNHPQLSLLPLGKANFKRAYQEVNLALTAKGKIKDITNGKAGLNLKINLLHNLIEAEAGNLNIESKANFENGLIKINSFDAVLGNGKLSARGTVNLKNNELDTSVNGSDLSALTIIHFFSSIDIPGKADIKGSITGALKDPVFNLNLDSADFGYEGLNFGSFNGTLSIINKNLVLHGNSLLNGSGRGNLDLRIVQVFRPSLQQVDLKTSFTSLPAGPLIKTDVLDGTVDGFFNFTKNKGNYDGNGDVTLTNASWYGIPIAKINGKLKQKDKTLTVAPLSIVWSDQESPLTISKPFVFNFDKGGYNFEGNVLNTVALKGYYSKVNPDYLNMLFTASNTDIHFLSPLLPFDINKMSTAGTFDVTYKLKDASHTKIKAALSSFELGGEEKSMRLLGKADLLLEDQKLNFNNTAFQIGSGKLTVSGYAGLKADSNLKLTGQIDLSQLTDLNASLGESEGLIGCDLTVLGMLTDPSFQGSLNFNKAGFVLPFLAGDLANTTGKINFDGKRVSTDKLHLDYQDAPVILAGWIEWNKDKEIVAANLNIDAKEIPFSKPDTWHMLGDLDVNISGANKELKLSGNLNVVEGLYYKDYSISQFVLKPVGVSIEEKSIADNPFFKNMLFDLNIKSSGDLVVKNNLADLNLIGNVEMTGSLDKPILDGTVDVSEGDIHAFGIDFDDTSGFITFHPTQENAWLEFVARHAIQDFEVRAIFKGPMDNLSLSLESTPDLNQNDIVSLIAYGRTPDQLAQNDQSLFSTNAIASQVVGLLQRPLSKATKLDIVKLENRYDRVDPSVSRFSIGKSVSDRVNLAFTTDLSLDEAYKGFVVEYRLFDNLLLKGSKDTGFKYRFDLAWRLQAY; translated from the coding sequence TTGGAAAAAAAATCGTACAAAAAGCGTCATTTACTGTTCAAATTTTTACTGCTCACGGCATTTGTGATGACGCTCTCCCATCTTGTTTTAAACAATAAACGCTTTCAAATTTTTGCATTGGCACAACTGGAAAAACGAACCGGCATTGAAATTAGCTGGGACAATTTTAATTTTACAGCCTTAACGGGTCACTTTAGTGGTAAAAACTTAAGAGCCTATATTCCCAAAGCCAATGCCACTATTAGCCTACAAGATTTTTCTATGGCTATAGACCCTATTAGGCTTATGTTTAAAAAAGTTCATCTCTTAAATCTTAATGCAAATAGTATTAGTATCACTATTGAAGAATTTCCTTATTCGCCCATGGTAGTTAAAAAAGGACGAACTCCAAAAAATACCTCTCAAAACTTAGCGTATCTTATTAACACCTTTCAGGTTGCGTCTTCCGACATCCAGTCTATTACTCTTAATTTGCCAGGTGATAAAAAAATAAGTTTAGCCAGGCTTCAGGGTAAAAGTGTGACCCCCTTCTTTTTATACACACATAAAATTGATTTTGTATTTTCCGACTTTGCCTATACATCCCCCAAAATTGATTTATTTTTTAAAATGTTTAAGGCGTACGGTTCTTTTAAAATGGATGCCGATGAAGAAACCGGTGACACTAACCCAAAATTTAACGGCACGCTTGATATTACCGAGATTTTTTCCAGTTTCTACAAAACCCCAACACCATGGAATACCGATACGGCTTGGGACGATTCTTTAAATCCGTTAATTGATAAATTTTATCCAAACGGCTACCCACCCGATAGAGGCTTTGCCGCCATCAATAAAATTTATTTCCCACTTTCCTATCAAAAAAATGAAGTTAGTTTAAATAATGGTTTAATAGATGCTTTTGGCGGACTCATCAATCTGACGGCCTCCTACAACAAAAATAACGGAAAAGTAGATTTAGATTTAACAACCCCTAATCATCCGCAACTAAGTTTATTGCCTCTTGGCAAAGCCAACTTTAAACGTGCCTACCAAGAAGTCAATTTAGCCTTAACAGCCAAGGGTAAAATAAAAGATATCACAAACGGCAAGGCTGGCCTTAATTTAAAAATAAATCTTCTCCATAATTTAATAGAGGCAGAAGCTGGCAATTTAAACATAGAATCAAAAGCTAATTTTGAAAATGGACTTATTAAAATAAACAGTTTTGATGCAGTTCTTGGCAATGGCAAACTAAGTGCGCGAGGTACAGTTAATTTAAAAAACAATGAGCTCGATACTTCTGTAAACGGCAGCGATTTATCGGCACTTACTATTATTCATTTTTTTTCAAGCATCGATATTCCCGGCAAAGCCGACATAAAGGGTTCTATCACGGGAGCACTTAAAGATCCTGTTTTTAATCTTAATTTAGATTCTGCCGATTTTGGCTACGAAGGCTTAAACTTTGGCAGTTTTAATGGCACACTTTCAATTATTAATAAAAACCTGGTACTGCATGGCAACAGCCTTTTAAACGGAAGCGGTCGTGGAAATTTGGATTTGCGCATTGTGCAGGTATTTAGGCCAAGCTTACAACAGGTAGATTTAAAAACCAGCTTTACGTCTCTTCCGGCAGGCCCTCTTATTAAAACCGATGTACTTGACGGCACTGTGGACGGTTTTTTTAATTTTACAAAAAACAAAGGTAATTACGATGGCAACGGCGACGTCACTCTTACTAACGCCTCGTGGTATGGTATCCCTATTGCTAAAATAAATGGTAAGCTTAAACAAAAAGATAAAACCTTGACCGTGGCTCCTTTAAGCATTGTATGGAGTGATCAAGAAAGCCCACTAACCATTTCTAAACCTTTTGTTTTTAACTTTGATAAAGGTGGCTACAACTTTGAGGGAAATGTTTTAAATACCGTTGCACTCAAAGGTTACTATAGCAAAGTAAATCCCGATTATCTCAACATGCTGTTTACAGCATCTAATACCGACATCCATTTTTTATCACCTCTTCTTCCTTTTGATATCAACAAAATGTCCACCGCAGGAACTTTTGATGTAACCTACAAATTAAAAGATGCAAGTCACACCAAAATTAAAGCGGCTCTTTCTAGTTTTGAACTAGGCGGCGAAGAAAAGAGCATGCGTTTACTGGGAAAAGCCGATTTACTATTGGAAGACCAAAAACTTAATTTTAACAACACAGCCTTTCAAATTGGTTCTGGCAAACTAACAGTAAGCGGCTATGCCGGACTAAAAGCCGATTCTAATTTAAAATTAACGGGACAAATTGATTTATCTCAACTTACCGATCTGAATGCCTCGCTTGGTGAATCTGAAGGTTTAATAGGTTGCGATCTTACTGTTTTAGGAATGCTTACCGACCCCTCTTTTCAGGGATCACTTAACTTTAACAAAGCTGGTTTTGTATTACCGTTTTTAGCAGGTGATTTAGCTAATACTACGGGAAAAATAAATTTTGATGGTAAACGCGTATCTACCGATAAACTTCATCTCGATTACCAAGATGCGCCTGTCATTTTAGCGGGCTGGATAGAATGGAACAAAGATAAGGAAATTGTTGCTGCTAATTTAAATATAGATGCTAAAGAAATCCCCTTTTCAAAGCCTGATACATGGCACATGCTGGGTGATTTAGACGTGAATATCTCCGGAGCAAATAAGGAACTTAAATTATCGGGAAACCTTAACGTTGTAGAAGGACTTTACTACAAAGATTACAGTATTAGCCAATTTGTTTTAAAGCCGGTGGGAGTCTCCATTGAAGAAAAATCAATTGCCGATAACCCGTTTTTTAAAAATATGCTTTTTGATCTCAATATTAAAAGCAGCGGTGATTTAGTAGTTAAAAACAACTTGGCCGATCTAAATTTAATTGGAAATGTTGAAATGACAGGCTCCCTAGACAAGCCCATATTAGATGGCACTGTAGATGTTTCGGAAGGCGATATCCATGCTTTTGGTATTGATTTTGACGACACATCAGGTTTTATTACTTTTCACCCTACTCAGGAAAACGCATGGCTTGAATTTGTAGCACGCCATGCTATCCAGGATTTTGAAGTAAGGGCCATCTTTAAAGGCCCCATGGATAATTTGAGTTTAAGTTTAGAATCAACTCCCGACTTAAACCAAAACGACATTGTATCCCTTATTGCCTATGGCCGTACGCCCGATCAATTAGCACAAAACGATCAATCTCTTTTTTCCACAAATGCCATTGCGTCTCAAGTAGTTGGACTTTTGCAACGCCCTCTCTCAAAAGCTACCAAATTAGATATAGTAAAGCTGGAAAATCGTTACGACCGTGTAGATCCATCTGTTTCCCGCTTTTCAATAGGCAAAAGTGTATCAGATAGAGTAAATCTGGCGTTTACTACCGATTTATCGTTGGATGAAGCTTATAAAGGTTTTGTAGTGGAGTATCGTTTATTTGATAACTTACTTTTAAAAGGTTCTAAAGACACAGGATTTAAATATCGTTTTGATTTAGCTTGGCGTTTACAGGCTTACTAA
- a CDS encoding nucleotidyltransferase yields the protein MLETLYKIVNLLNEADIDYCLIGGLAVMLHHGRANTVDIDVYVLVDNLDEVKKIFTQKSYEIKSMGEYQLKGKVDNVPIDLLFADEYVGADVVKRAKISKLGDKLVKIATPEDIIVLKTIANRSVDRRDIEELREIYGKKLDEKYIEAKLKKVKELLA from the coding sequence ATGCTAGAAACACTTTATAAAATTGTAAACCTCCTCAATGAAGCCGATATCGATTACTGTTTAATTGGCGGACTGGCCGTTATGCTCCACCACGGCCGTGCCAATACCGTGGATATTGATGTGTATGTTTTGGTAGATAATCTGGATGAAGTTAAAAAAATATTCACACAAAAAAGTTACGAAATTAAATCCATGGGCGAATATCAATTAAAAGGCAAAGTAGATAATGTCCCTATCGATCTTCTTTTTGCCGATGAGTATGTCGGAGCTGATGTTGTCAAACGGGCTAAAATTTCTAAACTAGGCGATAAACTGGTAAAAATAGCCACCCCTGAAGATATTATCGTCCTTAAAACCATTGCTAACCGAAGTGTGGACAGACGCGACATTGAAGAATTGCGAGAAATTTATGGGAAAAAACTAGATGAAAAATATATCGAAGCTAAACTCAAAAAGGTAAAGGAACTGCTCGCATGA